From the genome of Candidatus Omnitrophota bacterium:
CGCGGACAAGAAAAGGGCCCAGAAAGACGGTAGGAGTGGTAAGGCAAAAGGCAGAAAGGAAGATAACTAAAGAAGGTGGAACAGAAAAAAAGTAAATTCAAAAAAGGTAAAAAGACGGCCAAGGTAGCTCCAAGCGGCATAGCCCACATCCTGGCCACGTTCAACAATACCATCGTTACCATAACCGATAAGGACGGTAACACGGTGGCATGGGCATCGACGGGGAGCGCCGGGTTCAAGGGGTCGAAGAAATCGACGCCGTTTGCCGCAGGCATAGCCGCCGATAACGCCGGCAAAAAGGCGCTCGAGCGCGGCATGAAAGAGGTGGAGGTATACGTGAAGGGTCCCGGCGCAGGCAGGGAATCGGCAATACGCTCGATCCAGGCGGCCGGCCTTACGATAAGGGCTATACGGGACGTGACTCCCATACCTCATAACGGGTGTCGTCCGCAGAAGCGGAGGAGAGTGTAATGGCCAGATATATCAGGCCCTCCTGCAGGCTATGCAGGCGCGAAGGGATAAAATTGTTCCTTAAGGGAGCGAAGTGTCAGACCGACAAGTGCCCCGTCTCCAGGCGCGCATACGCGCCGGGACAGCACGGAGCCGTAAGCGCAAGGAAGAAAGAGTCCAACTACGGCGTTCAGCTTCGCGAAAAACAGAAGGTGAAGAGGATATACGGGGTGCTTGAGAAGCAGTTCAAGCACTACTTCAGGATAGCAGAGAAGGCCAAGGGGGTGACCGGTATTACGCTCCTGCAGCTTCTCGAGAGGCGGATAGACAACGTCATCTTCAGGATGAACCTGGCCCAGTCAAGGGCCGCGGCCCGTCAGCTTGTAGGCCATGGTTCGGTCTATGTTAACGGCCGGCGCGTGGATATACCCTCATACACGGTCAAGGTAGGCGATACGATCATCCTCAAAGTGAAAGAGCCGGTCGCGAAGCGTATCAACGAAACGAGAGAAGTGCTCAAAGACAGGCCTATGGCCAAATGGCTCGGAGCGGATCCGAAGGAGTTCAAGGCGACTATCGCGGACCTTCCGACAAAGGCCGATGTAGGGTTCCCCATACAGGAACAGCTCATAGTCGAGTTATATTCGAAATAATTTTCTGTTAAATCGAAGGAGATGCGATATATGGGAATAAGCATGAAGAATTTCGAAATGCCCAAGAAACTCGTACTGGATGAGTCGAGCTATACGCCCACTTACGGGAAATTCATAGCCGAACCTTTTGAGAGAGGATACGGGACTACCGTCGGGAACTCATTGCGGAGGGTCCTCATATCGTCTATAGAGGGTACGGCCGTTACGAGCATCAAGGTGGCAGGGGTACACCATGAGTTCGGGGCCATAAAGGGCGTCGTAGAAGACGGCGCCCAGATAGTGCTGAACATAAAGAAGCTGATCCTGCGCTCCCACTTCAAGACGCCGAAGCCCATCCATATATCGGTCAGCAAAAAGGGGGAAGTGACGGCGGCGAATATCAAAGTTGACGAGACGGTCGAGGTGATAAACCCCGACCTCCATATAGCCACCCTTACAAAGGACGTAGATCTGAATATAGAGATGGAGGTGGCGCGCGGAAGAGGATATGTCCCGGCAGACCGGAACAAGAGAGAGGGGCAGCCGATAGGCGTCATCCCGATAGATTCTATATTCACTCCCGTCAAGAAAGTAAATTTCTATGTCGAGAATACGAGGGTCGGCCAGATCACAGATTATGATAAACTCATACTGGAGGTATGGACCAACGGCGCCATAGAGCCGAAAGAGGCGCTCCTCTACGCGTCTAACATACTCCAGAGGCACCTCGACATATTCGTCGGTTTCGGGAAGCTCCCGGAAGAGGAAGACGTCCCGGAAGAGACGGAAGAGGAGAGGCAATTGAGGGAGAAGTTCAAGGTGCCGATCTCCGAGCTGGAACTTTCGGTGAGAAGCTCAAATTGTTTGCGCGAGGCGCGCATAAAGACGATCGGCGACCTGGTGAAGAAGACGGAACTCGAGATGCTCAAGTACAGGAATTTTGGTAAAAAGTCGCTTGCGGAGATCAATAAGATCCTGGGCGGCATGGGTCTGGCTCTCGGGATGAAATCGGACGAGAAGAAGACAAAGAAAGAAGAGTAGACGCAAGATGAGACACGGAAAAAAACGCACTAAACTGAGCATGAAGACGAGCCACAGGAAAGCGACTATGCGCAACATGGCCCGTTCTATGCTGAAATATCAGCGTATCGAAACGACGCTGCGCAGGGCAAAAGAGGTGAGGCGTCTCGTTGAGTACCTGATAACCTTATCCAAAGACGATTCGGTCTTCGCGCGGCGCCGCGCCTACGACGTGCTCTCAGACAGGGACCTGGTGTCTAAGCTCTTCAGGGAGATATCGCCGCTATTTAAAGCCAGGGCGAGCGGTTTCACCAGGATAATACCTCTCGGGTTCAGGCGGGGCGATGGGGCCCAGATGGCCATACTGGAGCTCACCGAAAAGAAGATAGTCGAGAAACGCCCGAAGAAGAAGAAAGAGAAAGCGAAGGCCGAAGAGGTTGCCGCTGAAACAACAAAGGCAGCCGCCGAAACGGATAAGCAGGTGAAATCGGAAGAGGCGAAGAAGGAAGAGCCGAAGCCGAAACAGCCGCACAAGCCGAAAACTGCGGTGGCCGAAGAGAAGAAGGCGGAGAGGGCAAGGTCCGAGGAGAAGAAGATGACCGACAAGAAAGGGTTCATGAAGAACCTGCGCGGCTTCTTCCGTCGGAAGAGTGATATGTAGCGGATCTGGCAAAGAGCAATCCCAAAGCCCCTTAATCGTAACTCAGGTTAAGGGGCTTTTTACCGTGATCTTAACCCTCACCCAATGACCAAGCCGGCTTCCTAACCCTGACCCAACGCCCAGTAATTCAAATTTGCCCTTGAGATTTGACGGATTTATACTATAATATTAGGATATATTAATGAGGATATAGAGATGGACATAGCGAAGAGGCTGGCGGAGGTG
Proteins encoded in this window:
- the rpsK gene encoding 30S ribosomal protein S11 — translated: MEQKKSKFKKGKKTAKVAPSGIAHILATFNNTIVTITDKDGNTVAWASTGSAGFKGSKKSTPFAAGIAADNAGKKALERGMKEVEVYVKGPGAGRESAIRSIQAAGLTIRAIRDVTPIPHNGCRPQKRRRV
- the rpsD gene encoding 30S ribosomal protein S4 yields the protein MARYIRPSCRLCRREGIKLFLKGAKCQTDKCPVSRRAYAPGQHGAVSARKKESNYGVQLREKQKVKRIYGVLEKQFKHYFRIAEKAKGVTGITLLQLLERRIDNVIFRMNLAQSRAAARQLVGHGSVYVNGRRVDIPSYTVKVGDTIILKVKEPVAKRINETREVLKDRPMAKWLGADPKEFKATIADLPTKADVGFPIQEQLIVELYSK
- a CDS encoding DNA-directed RNA polymerase subunit alpha, yielding MGISMKNFEMPKKLVLDESSYTPTYGKFIAEPFERGYGTTVGNSLRRVLISSIEGTAVTSIKVAGVHHEFGAIKGVVEDGAQIVLNIKKLILRSHFKTPKPIHISVSKKGEVTAANIKVDETVEVINPDLHIATLTKDVDLNIEMEVARGRGYVPADRNKREGQPIGVIPIDSIFTPVKKVNFYVENTRVGQITDYDKLILEVWTNGAIEPKEALLYASNILQRHLDIFVGFGKLPEEEDVPEETEEERQLREKFKVPISELELSVRSSNCLREARIKTIGDLVKKTELEMLKYRNFGKKSLAEINKILGGMGLALGMKSDEKKTKKEE
- the rplQ gene encoding 50S ribosomal protein L17 is translated as MRHGKKRTKLSMKTSHRKATMRNMARSMLKYQRIETTLRRAKEVRRLVEYLITLSKDDSVFARRRAYDVLSDRDLVSKLFREISPLFKARASGFTRIIPLGFRRGDGAQMAILELTEKKIVEKRPKKKKEKAKAEEVAAETTKAAAETDKQVKSEEAKKEEPKPKQPHKPKTAVAEEKKAERARSEEKKMTDKKGFMKNLRGFFRRKSDM